The Drosophila biarmipes strain raj3 chromosome X, RU_DBia_V1.1, whole genome shotgun sequence genome includes the window TCGAGCGTGGACGAGTGCAAGCGCCGCTGGAAGGGACTCCGGGGCAACTATCGCTCCGAGCTGCGGCGCAGTCATGAGCCCAGTAAGGTTTGCCGCTGGCGCTACTTCCACGAGATGGAGTTTATGCGCGGCGTCTTCTCGGACCCCAGTCCATGTGTTGCGCCGCCGGCCAAGAGGCCCAAACTCCAACTGGAGATCTTTAGCCCCGCATTGGCCGTAGGTGGTCTCCGCTTCGAGGAGCCGGAGAGTCTCTTCGAGGTGCTGGACGAGCTGGAAGTCGGTCTGGACATCGACGAGGAGCTGACCAAGCTTCTGGGCTCCGAGAACTGGCTGTGGGACCCCAACTTGGATTTGACCTTTCCTCTGGACGAGGTTCCGATTCCCAGTCAACCTCTGGACCTGCGGAAGCATGCGGAGTCCAACGATCCCGACCACACCTACCTGATGAGCCTGCTGCCCACAGTCCAAGCGCTAAGCGATCGCTCCCGGCAGCGTTTCCGCATCCTGGCAACGAATCTGCTGGAGCGGGTGAT containing:
- the LOC108032968 gene encoding uncharacterized protein LOC108032968, with translation MSSAYFPNTSPTEMDKSHLLAEIACRPAIWDTRITFSVRRPQMLLDWPAVARAVNSSVDECKRRWKGLRGNYRSELRRSHEPSKVCRWRYFHEMEFMRGVFSDPSPCVAPPAKRPKLQLEIFSPALAVGGLRFEEPESLFEVLDELEVGLDIDEELTKLLGSENWLWDPNLDLTFPLDEVPIPSQPLDLRKHAESNDPDHTYLMSLLPTVQALSDRSRQRFRILATNLLERVMAKDQQRQHLHKA